GAAGCGCCGGCTGGCGTTGTCGATGATATCGAGCATCAACGGCCGAGTCATCGTCGGCGCCGCGCGAAGCCGATGGCTTAGGGAGGGTGGGTCGAGGCGTCGGAGAGCGGCGGTCATGTCAGGCCTCCTGGAATTGGCGTCGGTCAGTCGGCCGGCATTGCCAAAATGGTCAGGAGGGCATTTGAAAGCGAGATGGGGATCGGGCGAGAGATATAGGGATTTCATAAGCGCACGAAATCTTCCGCGTACGAGCGAAATATCCTCGACCGTCGTCTCCGCCGCAGGTGGAGGCCTATAAAGGGAGGGCTTTTTGAAAAGACCCCGACCACGGCCTCCCATAACAATCGGGATCGAAAGCAAGGGTGGATTTGCGTCGCTGCGCTGCCTGCTCGGAAAGACCGCGCGGAATGCATTGTCAGTGTCAAATGGTCGTCGACCGGGACGTGCTGGCCTTTATGAGATTCCTATAACGCCGCCATAGGCCTCATCTCGAAAACCTATGCGCGTGGTGGCAAGTGAGCGCGGTGAAGGTTCCGGCCGGGCGATGCCCGCATCGCATTCGCTCGCGGCAAACGGCCCGCCGGAATCCAGAGACAGGCTACGCCGGATATCGTCTCGTATTGAGGAGTATCGCCATGATGGACATTCTGATGCTGGCGCTGGGCTTCGTCTTCTTTGCCCTCGCGATCGGCTACACCTATGCCTGCGAACGGCTGTGACGGAGCGGATCATGATCTTCGATTATGCACTCGCCGGCGCCGTCTCGTTCGGTCTCCTGTTCTATCTCACCTACGCGTTGCTGCGGCCCGAGCGGTTCTGACCCGTGCTGCTGCTTGTCGAATTGCTGCTGGCCGACGCCGCGCTCGTTGCGGGCCTGCTTGCGCTGCTCCTGCCGCTCTTGCGCCGGCCCCAAAGCCTGAAGGGTTAATGCTATGACTGTGATCGGTTGGCTCCAGATCATTCTTTTCTGCGCCATCATCGTCGCGCTGACCAAGCCGCTCGGCTGGTACATGACGCGCGTGTTCAACGGCGAACAGACGTTCCTCTCCCCGGTGCTGCGGCCGATCGAGGCAGGCATCTACTGGATTTCCGGCGTCGACGAGAGGCGTGAGCAGCATTGGCTGACCTACACGGTCTCCATGCTGTTGTTCCATGTCGGCGGCTTCCTCATCATTTACGGCGTGATGCGGCTCCAGGCCATGCTGCCTTTCAACCCCGCTGGGCAATCCGCAGTCGCCCCGGATCTCTCCTTCAATACGGCTGTTTCCTTCATCACCAACACCAACTGGCAGAACTACGGCGGCGAGAGCACGCTGTCCTATCTCGTCCAGATGCTCGGTCTGACGCACCAGAACTTCCTGTCGGCGGCGACCGGCATCGCACTGGCCGTGGCGCTGATCCGCGGCTTCTCGCGCGCGTCGATGCGCACCATCGGCAATTTCTGGGTCGACGTCACCCGCACGACGCTCTACGTTCTGCTGCCGATTTGCGTGGTCTACTGCCTGTTCCTGGTCTGGCAGGGCATGCCGCAGAC
This genomic stretch from Bradyrhizobium sp. CCGB12 harbors:
- a CDS encoding K(+)-transporting ATPase subunit F, producing MIFDYALAGAVSFGLLFYLTYALLRPERF